The Faecalibacter sp. LW9 genome has a segment encoding these proteins:
- the metI gene encoding methionine ABC transporter permease MetI, with product MSESIINILVKGTWETIVMTFVAGFFGFVIGLPLGIILFLTRKGQFLEHKIVNQTLSFFVNVFRSIPFIILIVWMIPFTRAIVGSSIGMAAALVPLSVGAAPFIARLVENSLLEIPEGLIEAARAMGAKPMQIIMKVLLPEALPSLINAATITLITLVGYSAMGGAVGAGGLGQIGYQYGYVGYDTLIMNVVLVLLIIIVFIIQFTGDFLSKKFNHK from the coding sequence ATGTCAGAATCAATCATTAATATTTTAGTGAAAGGAACGTGGGAAACGATTGTGATGACATTTGTCGCTGGATTTTTCGGTTTCGTCATCGGATTACCTTTAGGAATTATTTTGTTTTTAACGCGCAAAGGACAATTCTTAGAACATAAAATCGTGAATCAAACCTTATCCTTTTTCGTAAATGTGTTCCGTTCGATTCCATTTATCATCTTAATTGTTTGGATGATTCCCTTTACACGTGCAATCGTCGGCTCATCTATCGGAATGGCTGCGGCATTAGTTCCTTTAAGTGTAGGAGCAGCTCCATTTATTGCTCGATTAGTTGAAAATAGTTTATTGGAAATTCCGGAAGGCTTAATTGAAGCGGCTCGCGCAATGGGCGCTAAACCCATGCAAATTATTATGAAAGTACTATTACCAGAAGCTTTACCTTCTTTGATCAATGCAGCGACCATTACCTTAATTACTTTGGTGGGTTATTCTGCCATGGGTGGCGCAGTTGGTGCTGGAGGTTTAGGACAAATCGGTTATCAATATGGATATGTTGGTTATGATACTTTAATCATGAATGTGGTTTTAGTTTTATTAATCATTATCGTTTTTATCATCCAATTTACGGGTGATTTCTTATCAAAAAAATTCA
- a CDS encoding methionine ABC transporter ATP-binding protein, whose amino-acid sequence MIELKNINKKFTTSTQTITALDDVSLTIDEGKIFGVIGQSGAGKSTLIRCINLLETPDSGEVWVNGVDLTSLAQAKLTLERRKIGMIFQHFNLLSSRTIFQNVAFPLELTGASKSEIKSKVNELLELVGILDKANEYPANLSGGQKQRVAIARALASNPSVLLCDEATSALDPSTTKSILNLLKEINQRLNITIVLITHEMEVINAICDEVAVMKNGKVVEHGSVETIFTNPKEQITHDFIKKSLDIELPSVFKSKLENDATADSAVIYKISFSNQPNYNSTIAEIKNQFQFTPEVITSRIEYAGSINYGTMFIKIDQINNQEATIENYFKNNQFNIEKIGYVRINH is encoded by the coding sequence ATGATTGAATTAAAAAATATTAATAAAAAATTTACAACTTCAACCCAAACCATTACGGCTTTGGATGATGTTTCATTAACCATAGATGAAGGAAAAATTTTTGGTGTCATTGGACAATCTGGTGCTGGGAAAAGCACCTTGATTCGTTGCATCAATTTGTTAGAAACGCCTGATTCAGGAGAAGTTTGGGTAAATGGTGTTGATTTAACTTCTTTAGCGCAAGCGAAATTAACATTAGAACGAAGAAAAATTGGAATGATCTTTCAACATTTCAATCTATTATCTTCTCGTACGATTTTTCAGAATGTGGCTTTTCCGTTAGAATTAACTGGCGCTTCGAAAAGTGAAATAAAATCCAAAGTAAATGAGTTGTTGGAATTAGTTGGAATTTTAGATAAAGCCAACGAATACCCTGCAAACTTATCGGGAGGTCAAAAACAACGGGTAGCCATTGCTCGTGCTTTGGCTAGTAATCCATCTGTTTTATTGTGTGATGAAGCAACAAGTGCGTTGGACCCATCCACAACGAAATCAATTTTAAACTTATTGAAAGAAATCAATCAACGTTTAAATATTACGATTGTATTAATTACTCACGAAATGGAAGTAATCAACGCCATCTGTGATGAGGTTGCGGTGATGAAGAATGGAAAAGTAGTAGAACACGGATCAGTTGAAACCATTTTCACGAATCCAAAAGAACAAATCACCCACGATTTCATCAAAAAATCATTGGATATTGAATTGCCTTCTGTTTTTAAATCAAAACTTGAAAATGATGCAACAGCTGATTCAGCGGTGATTTATAAAATTAGTTTTAGCAACCAACCGAATTATAATTCGACAATTGCTGAAATTAAAAATCAATTTCAGTTCACGCCCGAAGTCATTACTTCTCGTATCGAATATGCTGGAAGTATTAATTACGGAACGATGTTCATTAAAATTGATCAAATCAACAACCAAGAAGCAACCATCGAAAACTATTTCAAAAACAATCAGTTTAACATCGAAAAAATAGGCTATGTCAGAATCAATCATTAA
- a CDS encoding T9SS type A sorting domain-containing protein, with amino-acid sequence MQVPSDIEVQINLGETSVIVNYEVTTDCADTQLVMVSGIASGETFPIGMTTIAYNAVDQEGNVVGSASFKVNVKDSYCTPRFAAIVEPITKVEFGSIQDNTTSYVTASENEYFLEQSTDVIKGETYTITVAGNINGIAETSQFVVFFDFDQDGIFNPDTEGYYIGSITGSTGVDGQTVSNQITIPTDILTGPTRMRVMKTYRLVPENPCSLTYAYGQSEDYTINVVENLGTNDIANQSIKVYPNPVKDVVNLQTSKEVNTIAIYNLAGQKIISKEVNIINPSLNVSSLPKGVYILKVETNEGSISHKIIKE; translated from the coding sequence ATTCAAGTTCCTTCGGATATTGAAGTTCAAATTAATTTAGGAGAAACTTCTGTAATTGTTAATTATGAAGTAACCACTGATTGTGCCGATACACAATTGGTCATGGTAAGTGGAATTGCATCTGGCGAAACATTTCCAATTGGAATGACGACAATAGCATATAATGCTGTAGACCAAGAAGGGAATGTAGTAGGTTCTGCATCATTTAAAGTGAATGTAAAAGATTCGTACTGTACTCCTCGTTTTGCTGCAATCGTTGAACCAATTACGAAAGTAGAATTTGGAAGCATACAAGACAATACCACTTCGTATGTGACAGCATCTGAAAATGAATATTTCTTAGAACAATCAACGGATGTAATTAAAGGGGAAACTTATACGATTACTGTTGCTGGTAATATAAATGGGATAGCTGAGACAAGTCAATTCGTGGTATTCTTCGATTTTGATCAAGATGGAATATTTAATCCAGATACTGAAGGATATTATATTGGTTCAATCACAGGTTCAACAGGTGTAGATGGACAAACCGTATCAAACCAAATTACTATTCCAACGGATATTTTAACAGGACCGACTCGTATGCGTGTAATGAAAACGTATCGCTTAGTTCCAGAGAATCCATGTTCATTGACTTATGCGTATGGTCAAAGTGAAGATTATACGATAAATGTTGTGGAAAATTTAGGTACAAATGATATTGCCAATCAATCGATTAAAGTATATCCAAATCCAGTTAAAGATGTAGTAAATCTTCAAACTTCTAAAGAAGTTAACACAATTGCCATCTACAATTTAGCAGGACAAAAAATCATATCAAAAGAAGTTAATATAATCAATCCATCATTAAATGTTTCATCATTACCAAAAGGTGTTTACATTTTAAAGGTGGAAACAAATGAAGGATCAATTTCTCATAAAATCATTAAGGAGTAG
- a CDS encoding IS1182 family transposase: MYTSSKIVFKDYNPKENLLFPPNLSELIEEKHPVRVISNIIDGLAIKNLINSYKPYGTSSYHPKMLLKVLIYGYLSNIYSSRKLEQALKENIHFMWLSGMNRPDHNTINRFRSERLKGKLKSIFTQIVLLLEKEGIVSLTTTFVDGTKIEASANRYTFVWGRAIKKHKARISEQLEDLWNYAESVAKEELQNTENIEFKEIDSEKVTQTIDKINEVLKDKKIPSKIRQKLNYGKKNWSKNLEKYKKQEEILQQRNSYSKTDTDATFMRMKEDHMKNGQLKPAYNLQISTNKQYILHYSIHHNPTDTKTLKPHLAGFEQHYHRTPKELVADAGYGSEENYNLLKSKKIKPYVKYNYFRKDQKSGQITSSESNPKLAKIREKAYKLLNTVKGIKLRKQRCHDVEPVFAEIKHNKNFKRFMLRGVDKVEIEVGLLAIAHNLKKMAKIT, translated from the coding sequence GTGTATACTAGTTCGAAAATAGTCTTTAAAGATTACAATCCCAAAGAAAATTTGCTTTTTCCTCCAAATTTATCGGAGTTGATAGAAGAAAAGCATCCTGTTAGAGTTATTTCCAATATAATAGATGGTTTAGCAATTAAAAATCTTATTAATAGCTATAAACCATATGGAACATCATCTTATCACCCAAAAATGCTTCTGAAAGTGTTGATTTATGGCTACCTAAGTAATATTTATTCAAGCCGTAAATTAGAACAAGCACTGAAAGAAAATATTCATTTTATGTGGCTTTCTGGAATGAATCGTCCTGACCATAATACGATAAATCGCTTTCGTAGCGAGCGATTAAAAGGTAAACTGAAATCTATATTCACTCAAATAGTCTTGCTTTTAGAAAAAGAAGGAATCGTTAGTTTAACAACCACTTTTGTTGATGGGACTAAGATTGAGGCAAGCGCTAATCGCTATACATTCGTTTGGGGAAGAGCGATTAAAAAACACAAAGCTAGAATTTCTGAGCAGTTAGAAGACTTATGGAATTACGCAGAAAGTGTAGCAAAAGAAGAGCTTCAAAACACAGAAAATATTGAATTTAAAGAAATCGATTCTGAAAAAGTCACACAAACAATTGATAAGATAAATGAAGTTTTGAAAGATAAAAAAATCCCATCAAAGATTCGTCAAAAGCTCAATTATGGAAAGAAAAATTGGTCTAAGAATTTAGAAAAATACAAAAAACAAGAAGAGATTTTACAACAAAGAAATTCTTACTCTAAGACCGATACAGATGCTACATTTATGAGAATGAAAGAAGATCATATGAAAAATGGTCAGCTAAAACCCGCTTATAATCTGCAAATCTCCACGAATAAACAGTATATTTTACATTATTCTATTCACCATAATCCAACCGATACAAAAACTCTAAAACCTCATTTAGCAGGTTTTGAGCAGCATTACCATAGAACTCCAAAAGAGCTTGTAGCCGATGCGGGCTATGGCTCAGAAGAAAATTATAACTTGCTTAAATCAAAAAAGATAAAACCTTACGTAAAATACAATTACTTCAGAAAAGATCAAAAATCAGGACAAATTACTTCTTCAGAGAGCAATCCCAAACTGGCTAAAATAAGAGAAAAAGCATATAAACTTCTCAATACAGTGAAAGGTATCAAACTCAGAAAACAAAGATGTCACGATGTTGAACCAGTTTTTGCCGAAATAAAACACAACAAAAACTTTAAACGATTTATGTTAAGAGGAGTTGATAAAGTCGAAATTGAAGTCGGCTTACTTGCTATTGCTCATAACTTAAAGAAAATGGCGAAAATCACCTGA
- the ygiD gene encoding 4,5-DOPA dioxygenase extradiol, protein MSLQELGQFTNTLGETDEMPVLFLGHGSPMIAIEENQFVTGFRDIVQKIPTPKAILCVSAHWETRGTFVTAMTTPPTIHDFGGFPQALFDVQYPAAGDPALAQEIKNLVQSTEVGLDVEWGLDHGAWTVIKHMYPEANIPIVEFSLDYRRTPEQHYQLAQELKALRKKGVLIIGSGNIVHNLRAVAWNRINDTFGFDWALEANNIVKTAIMERNHKPLMNPFEQGQAFQLAIPTPEHYLPLLYALALQGNKDEIAFFNDEPVAGSLSMTSVYIGKNI, encoded by the coding sequence ATGAGCCTTCAAGAATTAGGTCAATTCACCAATACATTAGGTGAAACTGACGAAATGCCTGTTTTATTTTTAGGACATGGAAGTCCAATGATTGCCATTGAGGAAAATCAGTTTGTAACCGGTTTTCGTGATATTGTTCAAAAAATTCCTACTCCTAAAGCCATTTTGTGTGTCTCGGCCCATTGGGAAACAAGAGGTACTTTCGTCACTGCAATGACAACTCCTCCAACCATTCACGATTTTGGAGGTTTTCCACAAGCGTTATTTGATGTACAATATCCCGCAGCGGGTGATCCTGCATTGGCACAAGAAATTAAAAATTTAGTTCAATCGACAGAAGTGGGATTGGATGTTGAATGGGGATTGGATCACGGGGCTTGGACGGTGATTAAACATATGTATCCTGAGGCGAATATTCCGATTGTGGAATTTAGCTTGGATTACAGAAGAACACCAGAACAACATTATCAATTGGCTCAAGAATTAAAAGCCTTACGCAAGAAAGGTGTTTTAATTATTGGTAGTGGAAATATTGTGCATAACCTACGTGCTGTCGCATGGAATCGCATCAATGATACCTTTGGTTTCGATTGGGCACTTGAAGCTAATAATATTGTGAAAACTGCAATTATGGAGAGAAATCACAAACCTTTGATGAATCCATTCGAGCAAGGACAAGCTTTCCAATTGGCTATTCCAACTCCAGAACATTATTTGCCTTTATTATACGCTTTAGCTTTACAAGGAAACAAAGACGAAATCGCATTCTTCAACGACGAACCAGTTGCTGGTTCATTATCGATGACGTCTGTTTATATCGGAAAGAATATATGA
- the nusA gene encoding transcription termination factor NusA, with translation MDNLALIESFGDFKDDKNIDRITLMKILEETLQSVLRKKYGSDDNFDIIVNPDKGDLEIWHNRIVVEDGFSEDDALEIELAEARKIQPDFEIGEEVSELIPIESLGRRAILTLRQTLISKVMEHDNSNLYEKFKGIIGEVVSGEIHHVRHKHVIILDEEQNEMILPKENQIPSDFFRKGDTLRAVVDDVKLRGSKPQIILSRTSPKFLEKLFEQEIPEIFDGLITIKNVVRIPGDKAKVTVESYDDRIDPVGACVGMKGSRIHSIVRELRNENIDVINYTNNMSLLITRALNPAKISKIEINEEENKALVYVEAEEVSKAIGKGGYNVRLASKLVGMEIDIFREGVQDEDVELKEFSDEIDAWVIEAFKAIGLDTAKSVLEQDVDDLVKRTDLEEETIQDVINILKSEFED, from the coding sequence ATGGACAATCTTGCATTAATCGAGTCTTTCGGAGATTTTAAAGACGACAAAAATATTGACCGTATTACGTTGATGAAGATTTTAGAAGAAACTCTTCAAAGCGTTTTAAGAAAGAAATATGGTTCTGATGATAACTTCGATATCATCGTAAATCCTGATAAAGGAGATTTAGAGATCTGGCACAACCGTATCGTGGTTGAGGATGGTTTCTCTGAAGACGATGCATTAGAAATTGAATTGGCAGAAGCACGTAAAATTCAACCTGATTTTGAAATTGGTGAAGAAGTATCTGAACTTATTCCAATCGAATCATTAGGGCGTCGTGCGATTTTAACTTTACGCCAAACGTTAATTTCTAAAGTGATGGAGCATGATAACTCTAACTTATACGAGAAATTCAAAGGAATTATCGGAGAAGTAGTTTCAGGTGAAATTCACCATGTTCGTCACAAACACGTAATTATCTTAGACGAAGAACAAAATGAAATGATTTTACCAAAAGAAAATCAAATTCCATCAGACTTCTTCCGTAAAGGTGATACGTTAAGAGCTGTAGTAGATGATGTAAAATTAAGAGGGTCTAAACCTCAAATTATTTTATCTCGTACTTCTCCTAAGTTCTTAGAAAAATTATTTGAACAAGAAATTCCAGAAATTTTTGATGGATTAATTACCATTAAAAATGTAGTTCGTATCCCTGGTGATAAAGCAAAAGTAACTGTAGAATCATATGATGATCGTATCGATCCTGTAGGAGCATGTGTTGGGATGAAAGGATCTCGTATCCATTCTATTGTACGTGAATTACGTAACGAAAACATTGACGTTATCAACTATACAAACAATATGAGCTTGTTAATTACGCGAGCTTTAAACCCTGCGAAAATTTCTAAAATCGAAATTAACGAAGAAGAAAATAAAGCATTAGTATACGTTGAAGCAGAAGAAGTTTCTAAAGCAATTGGTAAAGGAGGATATAACGTTCGTTTAGCTTCTAAATTAGTTGGAATGGAAATTGATATTTTCAGAGAAGGAGTTCAAGACGAAGACGTTGAGTTAAAAGAATTTAGTGATGAAATTGATGCGTGGGTAATTGAAGCCTTCAAAGCAATTGGACTAGATACAGCGAAAAGTGTTTTAGAGCAAGATGTAGATGATTTAGTGAAACGTACAGACCTTGAAGAGGAAACAATTCAGGATGTAATTAACATCTTAAAATCAGAGTTTGAAGATTAA
- the rimP gene encoding ribosome assembly cofactor RimP has protein sequence MDSNKVKQLIEEAIAENPALFLIDWKISPDDKISILADGDEGLSIEEIVRISRYVEHNLDREECDFALEVSTPGVGSPLVMPRQYKKNIGRLLEVTLKDDTKIEGEIDDADDEGVTLWWETREPKPLGKGKVTVEKEQKVNYTEIKKAIIKVTF, from the coding sequence ATGGATTCAAATAAAGTAAAACAATTAATAGAAGAAGCAATCGCTGAAAATCCAGCATTGTTTTTAATCGACTGGAAAATTTCACCGGACGATAAAATTTCCATCTTAGCAGATGGAGATGAAGGATTATCAATCGAAGAAATTGTTCGTATCAGTCGATACGTAGAACACAATCTGGATCGAGAAGAATGTGATTTTGCGTTAGAAGTTTCTACACCAGGAGTTGGTTCTCCACTTGTGATGCCACGTCAGTATAAGAAAAACATTGGTCGTTTATTGGAAGTAACATTAAAAGATGATACGAAAATCGAAGGCGAAATCGACGATGCAGACGATGAAGGTGTAACATTATGGTGGGAAACACGTGAGCCAAAACCTCTAGGAAAAGGGAAGGTAACTGTAGAAAAAGAACAAAAAGTTAATTACACTGAGATCAAAAAAGCGATCATCAAAGTAACATTTTAA
- a CDS encoding DUF456 domain-containing protein, with translation MDDSIINLISGILILIGFVGVILPALPGAPLALIGILVFKLFSGDCSFGWEVIIIAGLFVIIGAILDYVLPVALTKKFGGTKYGVWGSILGLIIGFFFPPIGFIIGPFVGALLGELFFAKKEFNLALKSAFGSFVGFLVTTGFDLILCLILFGLFIWDIFIN, from the coding sequence ATGGACGATTCGATCATAAACCTTATTTCTGGAATTTTAATTCTTATTGGATTTGTAGGGGTTATTCTTCCAGCATTACCCGGAGCACCCTTAGCATTGATAGGAATTCTCGTATTCAAATTATTCAGTGGTGATTGTAGTTTTGGATGGGAAGTCATAATCATTGCAGGTTTATTTGTCATCATCGGGGCTATTTTGGACTACGTACTACCAGTAGCACTCACCAAGAAATTTGGTGGAACTAAATATGGTGTATGGGGATCCATCCTCGGATTAATTATCGGATTTTTCTTTCCACCCATCGGATTTATTATTGGTCCATTTGTAGGAGCGCTTTTGGGTGAATTATTTTTCGCAAAAAAAGAATTTAATCTTGCTTTAAAATCTGCATTTGGTTCATTTGTTGGCTTTTTGGTCACAACGGGATTTGATTTAATTCTCTGTCTAATCCTTTTTGGATTATTTATTTGGGATATTTTTATCAATTAA